One window of Phycisphaeraceae bacterium genomic DNA carries:
- a CDS encoding anti-sigma factor → MSTQHPPEHVVERVVDLQIDQAVGCIAENDLRELNHLLLQYPQLRTEEYEYAASAVERALTKDDEIEELPDQFSASMVDVLESFSVSGRDENQIEESPLRLHGDLRQSASTTRSMSSFIGWLAAAACLAIAAMLWFTRPMPVPPPVIQTASEQLQQFVESAPDLAEADWGDWDDPEIKGVTGKVYWSESQQSGFMQFAHLTPNNPTKEQYQLWIIDERGLETRVSGAIFDTDADGSAIVQIEPSIAIRNAALFAITIEQPGGVWVSDMSRRVVIASLGE, encoded by the coding sequence GTGAGTACGCAGCACCCACCCGAGCACGTTGTTGAGCGTGTTGTTGACCTGCAGATTGATCAGGCTGTTGGCTGTATTGCAGAAAATGATCTTCGTGAACTGAATCACTTGCTCTTGCAGTACCCGCAGCTCCGCACAGAGGAGTATGAATATGCTGCATCGGCAGTTGAGCGTGCACTCACAAAGGATGATGAGATCGAAGAACTGCCGGACCAGTTCAGTGCGAGCATGGTCGATGTCCTTGAATCTTTCTCTGTGTCAGGTCGGGACGAGAACCAGATTGAGGAGAGCCCACTTCGATTGCATGGAGATCTGAGGCAATCAGCATCTACTACTCGCTCAATGTCCAGCTTCATTGGTTGGTTGGCTGCTGCTGCGTGTCTGGCGATTGCTGCCATGCTGTGGTTTACGCGTCCTATGCCGGTACCGCCGCCAGTCATTCAGACTGCCTCCGAACAGCTCCAGCAGTTTGTTGAGTCTGCACCCGATCTTGCCGAGGCCGATTGGGGCGACTGGGACGATCCCGAGATCAAGGGCGTGACCGGCAAGGTCTACTGGAGTGAGTCGCAGCAGTCAGGGTTTATGCAGTTTGCGCATCTCACTCCGAACAATCCAACGAAAGAGCAGTACCAACTCTGGATCATTGACGAACGAGGACTCGAAACGCGTGTCTCGGGTGCGATCTTCGATACCGATGCTGACGGCAGCGCCATTGTTCAGATCGAGCCGTCGATTGCGATCCGCAACGCTGCGTTGTTCGCGATCACGATCGAACAACCGGGTGGTGTGTGGGTGTCTGACATGTCACGCCGGGTTGTGATCGCGTCGCTGGGTGAATGA
- a CDS encoding sigma-70 family RNA polymerase sigma factor, which produces MTTTLLQRVADRHDGAASELLDSFGGLVWSLVRKRGFASAEAEDIVQDILVDIWQSAHRYKSELGSEATFVATIARRRIIDRIRKRTSAASAHAMIEPVPDTFAPVPSPGEVKDDVSAVLAAMSELSPDQQQIIRMSVVQGLSHEQIARATNMPLGTIKTYIRRGMMRVRDALQIHNQTSIQKVEVQP; this is translated from the coding sequence GTGACCACCACGCTTCTCCAGCGCGTTGCCGATCGGCACGATGGGGCTGCTTCAGAGCTGCTTGACAGCTTTGGTGGTCTCGTGTGGTCGCTTGTTCGCAAGCGAGGGTTTGCCTCTGCTGAAGCTGAGGACATCGTGCAGGACATATTGGTTGATATCTGGCAGTCCGCCCACAGATACAAATCAGAGCTTGGAAGTGAAGCAACATTTGTTGCCACTATTGCGCGACGACGGATTATCGATCGAATCAGGAAACGAACATCTGCTGCATCTGCACACGCCATGATTGAACCAGTCCCCGACACCTTCGCGCCAGTCCCCTCACCCGGCGAGGTGAAGGATGACGTGTCGGCAGTGCTCGCAGCAATGTCAGAGCTCTCTCCAGATCAGCAGCAGATCATCCGTATGTCTGTCGTTCAAGGGCTCTCGCACGAGCAGATTGCCCGCGCGACCAACATGCCTCTCGGAACAATAAAGACGTACATCCGTCGGGGGATGATGCGTGTACGCGATGCACTTCAGATTCATAATCAGACATCGATTCAAAAAGTGGAGGTGCAGCCGTGA
- a CDS encoding fasciclin domain-containing protein: MTRMYTTAFAILACSGAALAQCSSTTTASSCSEYTNEHNATITLASHELGDNIVQTAQKAGSFNTLLAAAKAAGLVDALSGKGPLTVFAPTDEAFAKLPKGTVESLLMPENKEMLKSVLLFHVVKGDVSSRNVTLGSGATSLNGQRIDFATNDKGAWVNGAMVTAADIECTNGTIHVIDTVILPEQRNIVEVANSAGSFNTLLTAATHAGLAGALSGEGPFTILAPTDEAFAKLPAGTVESLLKPENKQKLAEILKYHVIPAKAYSTDAIGMGAGKSLQGNSVMFTVRDGQLFADNARIIKTDIDASNGVIHVIDRVILPE; encoded by the coding sequence ATGACACGTATGTACACAACCGCATTCGCAATCCTCGCATGCTCTGGTGCCGCACTCGCCCAGTGCTCGTCGACTACGACAGCTTCATCATGCTCAGAATACACAAACGAACACAACGCAACCATCACTCTTGCATCGCATGAGCTTGGTGACAACATTGTGCAGACCGCACAGAAGGCTGGCAGCTTCAACACTCTGCTCGCTGCAGCTAAAGCAGCTGGGCTTGTTGATGCGCTGTCAGGCAAGGGGCCTCTCACTGTCTTTGCACCAACAGATGAAGCGTTCGCCAAACTACCGAAAGGCACCGTTGAAAGCCTGCTCATGCCAGAGAACAAGGAAATGCTCAAATCCGTGCTGCTGTTCCATGTTGTCAAGGGCGATGTGAGTTCACGCAATGTCACACTTGGCTCTGGTGCAACGTCACTGAACGGTCAGCGCATTGACTTTGCTACCAACGATAAGGGCGCATGGGTCAACGGCGCCATGGTCACAGCTGCTGACATTGAGTGCACAAATGGCACGATTCACGTGATCGATACTGTCATCCTGCCTGAGCAGCGCAACATTGTCGAAGTAGCGAACAGTGCCGGATCATTCAACACGTTGCTGACAGCTGCAACACACGCGGGTCTTGCGGGGGCACTCTCGGGCGAAGGACCATTCACGATTCTCGCTCCGACCGATGAAGCATTTGCAAAGCTGCCCGCGGGCACTGTCGAGTCGCTTCTCAAACCAGAAAACAAGCAGAAGCTCGCCGAGATCCTGAAGTATCACGTCATCCCGGCAAAGGCCTACTCGACCGATGCCATCGGGATGGGAGCCGGCAAGTCACTACAAGGCAACAGCGTGATGTTCACTGTTCGTGATGGCCAGCTCTTTGCAGACAATGCTCGCATCATCAAGACCGACATCGATGCGTCCAACGGCGTCATCCACGTCATTGATCGTGTGATTCTCCCTGAGTAA
- the asnS gene encoding asparagine--tRNA ligase, which yields MADQQKWLRVCDALKTDPGIEVTVKGWVRTRRDSKADGGLSFIQISDGSCFDSIQIVARGDLPNYTDEIAKLTTGCAIEADGILVESQGKGQSVEIQAESIRVVGWVENPDTYPVSQKRHTFEYLRDVAHLRVRTNTFGAVARVRHCLAQAIHRFFHENGFSWIHTPIVTGSDCEGAGEMFRVSTLDLANIPKNKDGSVDFSQDFFGKETHLTVSGQLNVETYCTALSRVYTFGPTFRAENSNTSRHLAEFWMIEPEIAFADLADDAQLAEDMLRYVFDAVLTERADDMAFFDERIQKGVIDRLKLMLTESFRRIDYTDAIEILKTAKKSFEFPVEWGSDMQSEHERYLTEEYFRQPVVVMNYPKDIKAFYMRMNDDGKTVAAMDVLAPGIGEIIGGSQREERLDVLDQRIDEMKLVKEDYWWYRDLRKYGTVPHAGFGLGFERLIQFVTGMANVRDVIPFPRAPKQAEF from the coding sequence ATGGCAGATCAACAGAAATGGCTTCGCGTGTGCGATGCGCTGAAAACAGACCCGGGTATCGAGGTCACCGTCAAGGGCTGGGTCCGCACCCGTCGCGACTCCAAGGCCGACGGCGGATTGTCCTTCATCCAGATTTCGGATGGGTCGTGCTTCGACTCGATCCAGATCGTGGCGCGGGGTGATCTGCCGAACTACACCGATGAGATCGCCAAACTGACCACCGGCTGCGCGATCGAAGCGGACGGGATACTGGTTGAGTCCCAGGGCAAGGGGCAGTCCGTTGAGATCCAGGCAGAGAGCATCCGTGTGGTGGGCTGGGTCGAGAACCCCGACACGTACCCGGTCAGTCAGAAGCGTCACACGTTCGAGTATCTGCGCGATGTTGCGCATTTGCGTGTCCGCACGAACACCTTTGGTGCGGTAGCCCGTGTGCGTCATTGTCTTGCGCAGGCGATCCACAGGTTCTTCCACGAGAACGGGTTCTCGTGGATACACACGCCGATTGTGACGGGGTCCGACTGCGAAGGGGCGGGTGAGATGTTCCGCGTCTCTACGCTCGACCTTGCGAACATTCCAAAGAACAAGGATGGCTCGGTCGATTTCTCACAGGATTTTTTCGGCAAAGAAACCCATCTGACAGTGTCGGGTCAGCTCAATGTCGAGACGTACTGCACCGCACTCTCGCGCGTGTACACGTTCGGTCCGACATTCCGCGCTGAGAACTCCAACACCAGCCGGCATCTTGCAGAGTTCTGGATGATCGAGCCCGAGATCGCGTTCGCGGATCTTGCCGATGACGCGCAGCTCGCAGAGGACATGCTGCGATACGTCTTTGACGCTGTGCTGACTGAACGCGCCGACGATATGGCGTTCTTCGACGAGCGCATCCAGAAGGGTGTGATTGATCGTCTGAAGCTGATGCTGACCGAGTCGTTTCGGCGCATCGATTACACAGACGCGATCGAGATCCTGAAAACCGCGAAGAAATCGTTCGAGTTTCCCGTCGAGTGGGGTTCTGACATGCAATCAGAGCACGAGCGGTATCTTACCGAGGAGTACTTCAGGCAGCCGGTCGTGGTGATGAACTATCCCAAGGACATCAAGGCGTTCTACATGCGTATGAACGACGACGGAAAGACCGTTGCTGCGATGGATGTGCTCGCGCCGGGGATTGGCGAGATCATCGGCGGCTCGCAGCGAGAGGAACGCCTCGACGTGCTCGACCAGCGCATCGATGAGATGAAACTCGTGAAAGAAGATTACTGGTGGTACCGTGATCTTCGCAAGTACGGCACCGTGCCCCACGCCGGATTCGGTCTCGGGTTTGAACGCCTGATCCAGTTCGTGACTGGGATGGCCAACGTTCGCGATGTCATCCCATTCCCGCGCGCACCGAAGCAGGCAGAGTTCTAA
- a CDS encoding alpha/beta fold hydrolase, which translates to MCRPDRRASVLVDAFNIAHYPGGSSSTADLRVADKHSSGHSRSAQTRRRMIVWTGVVIVYGVVLVFSHRAEHNRWAPPSGTASATVHSADGETWIPLYYRDTPSATPTDRPAVVLLHGTPGDGNAFDKMAEQLSTQGWRVIVPDLLGAGKSIDPVTRTSPSHSIRATAFALRDVLDKEHIKRAHIVGWSNGGGVALYLSDIAPERVASITLLASIGAQEVEGSGGYSFEHFKYAIGIGVFEYLPELLPHFGTFGTRHMREQIIRPFWDSDQRPLKRLMQELPEKHIPVMILHGRNDFLVSPRAAERHHEIMPESVLVMLNSDHFMPFMQPQLAVTELATFFRAVESRAVATLPHTRDESPAWFALGSVQRWVENTLYPLIWPVQLVIFAVLIFLSPFLGVSFGAMIVARGVVDILVMMIATMIAFALRSDDKDATRVPDPLHWSRARSITSKIVRSICTGVVVIVVARLLNFAMLHLAVYRLHDLPMGWLTSGGALIAGSLLTGAIGLTFPLVKSRAGHRRLVAKIKRLHHEYWPMHLYYPVPVAYLIWLSLKRKGIRTITCANPGMGAGGGIIGESKADILRAISVSPHVLPWRMLHASADVDARVKTVMQWLSEDNCELGSLPLVLKPDSGFHGYAVKLARDENDLRSYLTKMHRDLIVQKYHPGPRECAIMWARHTSPQSESVGRITGVNLRELPTVTGTGKHTLEQLVLRHKRHRCQAGTIIRNLGEQRTTIPVKGETVRVSSVGNHIRGARFTDGNHLITPELERAIDAVARNVPHPSLDNQQMQSMGPGGLDTGRFDIKYESDELLQQGRGIGIVELNGTTAEPTQMYDPSHSVYWAWSVYCRHIRTLFDLAIARRKAGASPASLRELYAGWRKHNHGKPDL; encoded by the coding sequence ATGTGCCGACCCGACAGACGTGCCAGTGTGCTGGTTGATGCCTTCAATATCGCTCATTATCCGGGCGGATCATCATCGACTGCGGACCTTCGCGTGGCTGACAAACACTCATCAGGACATTCTCGAAGTGCACAAACGCGCAGGCGAATGATTGTGTGGACCGGGGTGGTCATTGTGTACGGAGTTGTGCTGGTCTTCTCGCATCGTGCAGAGCACAATCGCTGGGCACCACCATCCGGTACCGCGTCAGCAACCGTGCACTCGGCTGATGGCGAGACCTGGATCCCCCTGTACTACCGCGACACCCCGTCAGCAACTCCAACAGATCGACCAGCGGTTGTCCTGCTCCACGGCACGCCGGGTGATGGCAACGCGTTCGACAAAATGGCTGAACAACTCAGCACGCAGGGCTGGCGTGTCATCGTCCCGGATCTGCTTGGCGCTGGTAAGTCCATCGATCCTGTCACACGAACATCTCCATCCCATTCCATCCGTGCCACTGCTTTTGCGCTGCGCGATGTGCTCGACAAAGAGCACATCAAACGCGCGCATATCGTCGGCTGGTCCAACGGCGGCGGCGTAGCACTCTATCTGTCTGACATCGCGCCGGAGCGCGTCGCCAGCATCACGCTGCTCGCATCGATCGGCGCGCAGGAGGTCGAGGGATCCGGCGGGTACTCCTTCGAGCACTTCAAGTACGCGATCGGAATCGGTGTCTTCGAGTACCTGCCCGAACTGCTTCCCCACTTTGGTACTTTTGGTACTCGCCACATGCGCGAGCAGATCATCCGTCCGTTCTGGGATTCTGATCAGCGTCCGCTCAAGCGCCTCATGCAGGAACTTCCAGAGAAACACATCCCCGTCATGATCCTGCACGGAAGAAACGACTTCCTTGTCAGTCCGCGAGCTGCTGAACGCCATCACGAGATCATGCCCGAAAGCGTGCTTGTGATGCTCAACTCCGATCACTTCATGCCGTTCATGCAGCCGCAACTTGCGGTAACAGAACTCGCCACATTCTTTCGTGCTGTCGAATCTAGAGCGGTTGCAACACTCCCCCACACTCGCGATGAATCGCCAGCGTGGTTTGCACTTGGCAGCGTGCAGCGATGGGTGGAGAACACACTCTATCCGCTTATCTGGCCAGTCCAGCTTGTGATCTTCGCTGTGCTGATTTTCCTATCGCCGTTTCTTGGTGTCTCCTTCGGCGCGATGATCGTCGCACGGGGTGTCGTCGACATCCTCGTCATGATGATCGCAACCATGATTGCGTTTGCACTTCGATCCGACGACAAAGACGCGACACGAGTGCCCGACCCATTGCACTGGTCACGTGCTCGTTCGATCACATCGAAGATCGTGCGATCGATTTGTACTGGTGTTGTGGTGATCGTTGTCGCGCGTCTCCTGAACTTCGCGATGCTGCATCTCGCGGTATATCGGCTGCATGATCTGCCGATGGGTTGGCTCACCTCCGGTGGCGCACTCATCGCAGGATCGCTTCTGACCGGCGCAATCGGGCTTACATTCCCGCTTGTCAAGTCGCGAGCTGGACATCGCAGGCTCGTCGCAAAGATCAAACGCTTGCACCACGAATACTGGCCGATGCATCTTTACTATCCAGTGCCAGTTGCGTACCTGATCTGGTTGTCCCTCAAACGCAAGGGAATCCGCACGATTACATGCGCTAATCCCGGCATGGGTGCTGGCGGTGGCATCATCGGTGAATCAAAGGCGGATATTCTCCGCGCGATCAGCGTCAGCCCGCACGTACTCCCGTGGCGTATGCTCCACGCCAGCGCCGATGTTGACGCGCGCGTGAAGACCGTCATGCAATGGCTTTCTGAGGACAACTGCGAGCTCGGCTCACTCCCTCTCGTACTCAAGCCTGACAGTGGATTCCACGGCTACGCGGTGAAACTCGCACGCGACGAGAATGACCTTCGCTCGTATCTCACAAAGATGCACCGGGATCTGATCGTGCAGAAGTACCACCCGGGCCCGAGAGAGTGTGCCATCATGTGGGCAAGACACACCTCGCCGCAATCCGAGAGTGTCGGGCGCATCACCGGTGTGAACCTTCGCGAGCTCCCAACCGTAACAGGCACGGGAAAGCACACGCTTGAGCAGTTGGTGCTCCGTCACAAACGCCATCGATGCCAGGCGGGAACCATTATCCGGAATCTCGGCGAGCAGCGAACAACGATCCCGGTCAAGGGAGAGACCGTTCGCGTCAGCAGTGTCGGCAACCATATCCGTGGCGCGCGATTTACCGACGGCAATCATCTGATCACACCCGAACTTGAGCGAGCGATCGATGCTGTCGCAAGAAATGTTCCGCATCCATCACTTGATAACCAACAAATGCAATCAATGGGGCCTGGCGGACTCGACACTGGTCGGTTCGACATCAAGTACGAGTCGGACGAACTGCTCCAACAGGGACGAGGCATTGGCATTGTCGAGCTCAACGGCACAACAGCCGAACCGACGCAGATGTACGACCCGTCGCATTCGGTGTACTGGGCGTGGAGTGTCTATTGCAGGCACATCCGTACGCTGTTCGATCTTGCAATAGCGCGTAGAAAAGCGGGCGCGTCTCCTGCTTCTCTGCGAGAGCTCTACGCAGGGTGGCGCAAACACAACCATGGCAAACCAGATCTGTAA
- a CDS encoding HDOD domain-containing protein, with protein sequence MTDTPTTKARIDLSAREVEALLEQIDRRLDSIGLETQPEVASKVLDLADSASSGAADFADIVRADPALTGRVLRMANSAFFALSNPVTSVDRACVVLGIERLRSIAISFFLSRGSEQDPARMLSRQTWTNAVYRACLCSSLARAYAPQLESEAFVAGLLLDAGIPVAYQMQREEGKELYLQAIPPAQLFRHETHKLPFTHVDVVCAMARRWSLPDVLSHPIVWHHEEPCSQTPKTESQLLHRLTYVVGGICLHGKRALSAEDFPFDVARKQLRLERKQMEDAVHTAREQHQATSYKLECVAHGEHNLATLADEVSRRIQSRMDSEMIHSIKRDCRSTPERFILGGRTIELCGDATSPHVSVCLLDSREKPLASLRISPAEQTARSISSALGLKVRDDDEVMLIDEFLRALAA encoded by the coding sequence ATGACGGACACCCCAACAACCAAGGCGAGGATCGATCTTTCCGCACGAGAAGTGGAAGCACTTCTTGAACAGATTGATCGCAGGCTCGATTCGATTGGGCTTGAAACACAACCGGAGGTCGCATCCAAGGTACTCGATCTTGCCGACAGTGCAAGCTCGGGTGCTGCGGACTTTGCGGACATTGTGCGTGCCGACCCCGCACTGACCGGTCGCGTGCTTCGAATGGCAAACTCAGCGTTCTTTGCACTCTCAAACCCGGTCACATCGGTCGATCGTGCATGTGTGGTTCTCGGCATTGAACGTTTGCGGTCCATCGCGATAAGTTTCTTTTTGAGTCGCGGCTCCGAGCAGGATCCCGCCCGCATGCTCTCGCGACAGACGTGGACCAATGCGGTCTATCGGGCGTGTCTGTGCTCATCGCTCGCCCGTGCGTATGCTCCGCAACTGGAGAGCGAGGCATTTGTTGCGGGTCTTTTGTTGGATGCAGGCATTCCTGTCGCGTATCAGATGCAACGCGAAGAAGGCAAGGAGTTGTACTTGCAGGCAATCCCACCTGCCCAGCTCTTCCGCCACGAGACGCACAAGCTTCCGTTTACGCATGTTGATGTGGTATGCGCGATGGCTCGCAGATGGTCGCTACCGGATGTGCTGTCACATCCGATTGTGTGGCACCACGAGGAGCCCTGCTCACAGACACCGAAAACAGAATCGCAACTGCTGCATCGCTTGACATATGTTGTGGGAGGCATCTGCTTGCACGGCAAACGCGCGCTGAGCGCCGAAGATTTTCCGTTCGACGTGGCAAGGAAGCAGCTCAGACTCGAACGTAAACAGATGGAGGATGCAGTTCACACTGCTCGCGAACAACATCAGGCAACATCCTACAAGCTCGAGTGTGTTGCGCACGGCGAGCACAATCTTGCCACCCTGGCCGATGAAGTCTCGCGCCGTATCCAGTCGCGGATGGATTCCGAGATGATCCATTCGATCAAGCGTGATTGCCGATCAACACCTGAGCGGTTTATCCTTGGCGGACGGACAATCGAGTTGTGCGGTGATGCAACGTCGCCTCATGTATCAGTGTGCTTGCTTGATTCACGCGAAAAGCCGCTGGCATCGCTGCGCATCTCCCCTGCGGAGCAGACCGCGCGAAGCATCAGTTCTGCGCTCGGATTGAAGGTGCGTGACGATGACGAGGTCATGCTGATCGACGAGTTCCTGCGAGCGCTGGCAGCGTAA
- a CDS encoding acyl-CoA thioesterase — protein MNDHVHMRQEGKLRVRVRYIECDAQGIAHHANYGPWLEMGRTELLRDAGTSYKQLEASGVFIVVTRMEIVYRRPIRYDDVIEIETLGGSSTPIRLRHEYRIRLIERNGLIPDIGTDSSVPVDGICARATTEVACVDADGKPIRVPDWLVHALGIGSQQ, from the coding sequence ATGAATGATCATGTTCACATGAGGCAGGAGGGGAAGCTCCGGGTCCGTGTGCGATATATCGAGTGTGATGCACAGGGGATTGCCCATCATGCAAACTATGGCCCATGGCTTGAGATGGGGAGGACCGAACTACTCCGTGATGCAGGCACATCGTACAAACAGCTGGAAGCGTCGGGGGTGTTCATTGTCGTGACACGGATGGAAATTGTCTATCGCAGACCGATCAGGTACGACGATGTGATTGAGATTGAGACGCTGGGCGGCTCCTCAACACCGATCAGGCTGCGACATGAGTATCGGATCAGGTTGATTGAGCGGAACGGCCTCATACCAGATATCGGTACTGACTCCAGTGTGCCGGTTGATGGAATATGTGCGCGTGCCACAACGGAAGTTGCGTGCGTTGACGCAGATGGCAAGCCGATCCGTGTGCCTGACTGGCTGGTGCATGCCCTTGGTATTGGTTCCCAGCAATAA
- a CDS encoding serine/threonine protein kinase, giving the protein MPKRSPTTPPDQSTWSHIEHLFHQAMDVNGDARESFLHSLSESDAEQVRRLLHASATHGTGFLEPPEVVVVPQSSETPLRIGDFTILRTVARGGMGIVYEAEQATPKRRVALKVLPRAIAKGSSARLAHEASVLARLLHPAVAQMYSMGVDDQGTPFLAIELVENAQTLNAWAKGKPERDILDIFVRISHGVHHGHQRGVVHRDLKPTNVLVNNRDEPKVIDFGIARLTENDVERITQEVDRSKLLGTLAYMSPEQCAGNTDEIDARTDIYSLGVVLYELLTGSLPHPVESKPITEAIRLVRDTPPRRPMRNGKPLPTDLEAIVMKAMARQPSDRYASASEFADDIQRYLHNEPTRAKPPGTRHAISLFAKRHRAAVASIVAISIVLLGTVGTLGVMNAQLTRAESRAVAERDAANKARDLEKQQRILAEQIANIMRNSLRSANPELTEGAELTMREYLDQTSTMIDTVEDPLVASKLFLTMSEAYFALGQFEVALQHAEIGLGRAESAVQQDASSAESLELVAPLVAAKASALVRLGKGEEALALMQPTVDLLKESRLEDSDLYGELLSRVGDAQVQMGNFAAAQATFEQGLLIREKLFQPPDIDLGESHNNLANVLWQLGKRDEAERHWQAALENFSGVLNESHPYIATALGNLGHAYEMKGDHEKAEDAYVRSLQLREQTFGKDNLSLAVAWERLGIFYNNIGRYEEADRAFARMNEIRSLHLDVNHPQVANGILNQAYAYIERKDFERANELLERAVAIHEAIYPSNHPAVGGALFLRASALVGMGRPDEALPFARSAWELRAASYGRESWRAANAQSLYGECLVRTGSTQEGENLLRESLDLLSASLPPNHSLVVEARQRLDLVHGTASPTR; this is encoded by the coding sequence ATGCCAAAGCGCAGTCCGACAACCCCTCCCGACCAGTCAACATGGTCGCATATCGAGCATCTGTTCCATCAGGCGATGGATGTGAATGGTGACGCAAGGGAGTCATTCCTGCACTCGCTCAGTGAGTCGGATGCGGAGCAGGTGCGCAGACTCCTGCATGCATCTGCAACACATGGCACGGGGTTTCTCGAACCTCCCGAAGTGGTTGTTGTTCCGCAGAGCAGTGAAACGCCGTTGCGCATCGGTGATTTTACGATTCTTCGTACAGTTGCGCGCGGCGGTATGGGGATTGTATATGAGGCGGAACAGGCAACACCAAAGCGCCGAGTGGCGTTGAAAGTCCTGCCAAGAGCGATCGCAAAGGGAAGTTCTGCGCGTCTTGCGCATGAGGCTTCTGTTCTGGCCCGCCTGCTGCATCCAGCAGTGGCGCAAATGTATTCAATGGGTGTGGATGATCAGGGCACACCGTTTCTGGCTATTGAGCTTGTTGAGAACGCCCAAACGCTCAACGCATGGGCGAAAGGAAAGCCCGAACGCGACATCCTTGACATTTTCGTGCGTATCAGTCACGGTGTGCACCACGGACACCAGCGAGGTGTTGTGCACAGGGATCTGAAGCCAACGAACGTGCTAGTCAACAATCGAGACGAACCGAAAGTAATTGACTTTGGTATCGCGAGACTGACCGAGAATGACGTCGAACGTATCACGCAGGAAGTTGATCGGAGCAAGTTGCTTGGCACGCTGGCATACATGAGCCCCGAGCAGTGTGCTGGCAACACCGATGAGATTGATGCCCGCACAGATATCTACTCTCTTGGAGTTGTTCTCTATGAACTCCTGACAGGATCGCTGCCGCATCCGGTCGAAAGTAAGCCGATCACAGAAGCGATTCGACTGGTGAGGGACACGCCTCCACGCAGACCGATGCGCAATGGCAAGCCGTTGCCCACGGATCTCGAAGCGATCGTGATGAAAGCAATGGCGCGTCAACCATCGGATCGATACGCGTCAGCAAGTGAGTTTGCTGATGATATCCAGCGGTATCTGCACAACGAACCAACGAGAGCAAAGCCACCTGGCACCCGGCATGCGATTTCGTTGTTTGCAAAGCGTCATCGCGCTGCTGTTGCATCTATTGTCGCAATCAGTATTGTGCTTCTTGGCACTGTTGGAACGCTAGGCGTGATGAATGCGCAGTTGACTCGTGCTGAAAGTCGAGCTGTGGCCGAGCGGGATGCTGCGAACAAAGCGAGGGACCTTGAGAAGCAACAGCGGATTCTCGCAGAGCAGATCGCAAATATCATGCGTAATAGTCTTCGCAGCGCGAATCCGGAGCTGACAGAGGGGGCTGAGCTCACCATGCGTGAGTATCTCGATCAGACATCAACGATGATCGACACAGTTGAGGATCCACTCGTTGCGAGCAAGCTCTTTCTGACAATGAGTGAGGCGTACTTCGCATTGGGTCAGTTTGAGGTGGCGCTTCAGCACGCCGAGATCGGGCTCGGACGTGCCGAATCCGCTGTGCAGCAGGATGCAAGCAGTGCAGAATCTCTTGAGCTTGTTGCGCCACTGGTTGCCGCGAAAGCATCCGCACTCGTTCGGCTGGGCAAGGGCGAAGAGGCTCTAGCACTGATGCAGCCAACAGTTGATCTTCTGAAAGAGTCAAGACTTGAGGACTCCGACCTCTACGGTGAACTGCTCTCCCGTGTCGGGGATGCACAGGTGCAGATGGGTAACTTTGCCGCTGCACAAGCAACGTTTGAGCAGGGTCTTTTGATACGAGAGAAGCTCTTTCAGCCCCCGGACATAGATCTCGGCGAATCGCACAACAATCTCGCGAATGTGCTCTGGCAACTGGGCAAGCGAGATGAAGCCGAGCGCCACTGGCAAGCTGCACTGGAAAACTTCTCCGGCGTGCTGAACGAATCTCACCCGTACATTGCGACTGCGCTCGGGAATCTTGGTCACGCCTACGAGATGAAAGGCGATCATGAGAAAGCTGAGGATGCATACGTTCGATCTCTCCAGCTTCGAGAGCAGACATTCGGCAAAGACAACCTCTCGCTCGCAGTGGCGTGGGAACGCCTCGGTATCTTCTATAACAACATTGGTCGATATGAGGAGGCCGATCGTGCGTTTGCCCGAATGAATGAGATTCGTTCTTTGCATCTTGACGTGAATCATCCGCAGGTTGCCAATGGCATTCTGAATCAGGCCTACGCGTATATCGAGCGGAAAGACTTTGAGCGTGCGAACGAACTGCTTGAACGCGCGGTTGCAATACATGAAGCGATCTACCCGTCGAACCATCCAGCGGTTGGTGGTGCTCTGTTCTTGCGTGCCAGTGCTCTGGTAGGCATGGGGCGTCCCGATGAAGCACTCCCGTTTGCTCGGAGCGCGTGGGAGCTTCGCGCGGCAAGCTACGGCCGAGAGAGCTGGCGCGCTGCAAACGCGCAGAGCCTGTATGGAGAGTGTCTAGTCAGGACCGGGAGCACGCAGGAGGGAGAGAACCTGCTGCGTGAATCCCTTGATCTTCTGTCTGCATCGCTCCCACCCAATCATTCACTGGTGGTTGAAGCGCGACAACGGCTGGATCTTGTTCATGGAACTGCGAGTCCGACAAGGTAG